In the genome of Montipora foliosa isolate CH-2021 chromosome 3, ASM3666993v2, whole genome shotgun sequence, one region contains:
- the LOC137994830 gene encoding uncharacterized protein, protein MKKLVVKAVLEALRIKHRSGVSVSTFEDVLEYGKTLLFTSLGEDVDGDILSTLWPKSWNDVQLLLKEEGYEDAKQYFICFCREEKEFTRDGKTTKKFVYDGKYSVMENKDDRCPHCGNEGYIKYMYLGLENKVKNWFRSKTMCTKMLAHWYEKEHWLENMEGWHLKKEIWDGRRWSELQWFWNPESVWALPTRCSHCDIPISADHLINAADRDAGEGVFKLVECPVCFENFEHCIKMAKGSPLNLALIGHFDGWQPFGTSYRGSGSFEVTIANMKKSERNHVDEVYVVGFVPCFEVPNLPESLDPFLQPFMNDLCNGFIQGFQVDYLTGITIAGYEPSPLETLQLLLLCWTADHPGQCETGKFLNQGKCGCRRCKMVGQHLENSSNTHYYYGQNRFHYRHPWGQRTIESELVNIFDIEHESRSSVRKKMSSERGFTGLSIFHEYLYPLYGFDILNHLVYDVYHTVPLNVVKNQVVRALDLEMLDKAKLDKQIENFPWTGEFKDGRLPRQIGKDCKGIGYWKAESFQKYSFPMAECIMESQVTSDREYEILSLVSRLTELHFHVGRNGWTQDMIKLHRNLAWRLNILVEEVQGLAMCTISMHNLIHIHEDILNFSAPDNIWCAVFERAVKEYVKKSHNGKGIETTFAHVEAIREYLKSVEMKKETSPGRHDVSLGIACSNDTAKVLSQMAPAPRKAFLVGSMSNIKPIEGDDCHKIAELLRISPLEVPVAAFSAKRCFKQDTGFDGTAFASGEYVIALVNGQETVIQLQEFLSVRSEGDFCSLLGQGMCYPLQIRDNGEVDRNFWSGFVKVKCQPLSNSTVFLVEDICRKVILYPNDNNLLTVVDYMRHFKQLPYPLIVPVYPEVGDMILIQGESNQDIWHGHIQSVDFINKTVDVYFYIPSLRFPNGNVYVREIRGRGARNTVAWGSMISIAEGCWDSASTWIKAIQS, encoded by the exons ATGAAGAAGTTAGTAGTCAAGGCGGTTCTTGAGGCACTGAGAATAAAGCATAGAAGTGGAGTATCAGTGAGTACGTTTGAAGATGTCTTAGAATATGGAAAGACATTGTTATTTACATCTTTAGGTGAAGATGTGGATGGTGACATTTTGAGTACTTTATGGCCGAAGAGTTGGAATGATGTACAGTTGCTTTTGAAAGAAGAGGGCTATGAAGATGCTAAACAGTACTTCATTTGTTTCTGTCGTGAGGAAAAAGAATTCACAAGGGATGGAAAGACCACCAAGAAGTTTGTTTATGATGGGAAGTACAGTGTCATGGAAAACAAAGACGACAGGTGTCCTCACTGTGGTAATGAAGGCTacataaaatacatgtacttgggTCTGGAAAATAAAGTGAAGAACTGGTTTAGAAGTAAAACTATGTGTacaaaaatgttggcacattggTATGAAAAAGAACACTGGCTAGAGAATATGGAAGGCTGGCATTTAAAGAAAGAGATCTGGGATGGAAGGCGGTGGTCAGAGCTCCAGTGGTTTTGGAACCCAGAAAGTGTTTGGGCTTTGCCAACTCGCTGTTCACACTGTGACATTCCTATATCTGCAGACCACTTGATAAACGCAGCAGATCGTGATGCCGGAGAAGGGGTCTTTAAACTTGTTGAATGTCCTGTTTGCTTTGAAAACTTTGAACATTGTATTAAGATGGCCAAAGGTTCTCCGTTAAACTTGGCACTCATAGGGCACTTTGATGGCTGGCAGCCATTTGGCACAAGTTATAGAGGATCAGGGTCTTTTGAAGTTACCATTGCCAATATGAAAAAGAGTGAAAGAAATCATGTGGATGAAGTGTATGTTGTAGGATTTGTGCCATGCTTTGAAGTTCCAAATCTACCCGAGTCACTGGATCCTTTCTTGCAGCCTTTTATGAATGATTTGTGCAATGGTTTTATTCAAGGTTTTCAAGTGGACTACCTCACAGGAATCACAATTGCTGGCTATGAACCTTCTCCCTTAGAAACTCTGCAATTGCTATTATTGTGCTGGACAGCTGACCACCCTGGACAATGCGAAACAGGGAAGTTTTTGAACCAAGGGAAGTGTGGATGTCGTAGGTGCAAGATGGTAGGCCAGCATCTTGAGAATAGTTCAAATACACACTATTATTATGGCCAAAATCGCTTCCATTATAGACATCCATGGGGACAGAGGACCATTGAATCAGAACTTGTAAATATTTTTGACATTGAACATGAAAGCAGGTCAAGTGttagaaaaaaaatgtcttcagAGAGAGGTTTTACTGGGCTCTCTATTTTTCATGAATACCTTTATCCTCTCTATGGATTTGACATTTTGAATCATCTTGTTTATGATGTGTATCACACTGTTCCCCTCAATGTTGTCAAGAATCAAGTTGTTAGAGCTTTGGATCTAGAAATGCTGGACAAAGCCAAGcttgacaaacaaattgaaaactttCCTTGGACTGGTGAATTCAAGGATGGAAGGCTCCCAAGACAAATTGGAAAAGACTGCAAAGGTATTGGTTATTGGAAAGCTGAAAGTTTCCAGAAATACTCTTTTCCAATGGCAGAATGTATCATGGAGAGTCAAGTTACCAGTGACAGGGAATATGAAATACTGTCCCTTGTGTCAAGGTTAACAGAACTGCACTTTCATGTTGGAAGAAATGGATGGACTCAGGATATGATTAAGTTGCACCGAAACTTGGCATGGCGACTAAATATACTTGTGGAAGAAGTACAAGGTTTGGCAATGTGCACGATTTCTATGCACAACTTAATTCATATTCATGAAGACATCTTAAACTTTTCTGCTCCAGATAACATTTGGTGTGCTGTCTTTGAAAGAGCTGTGAAGGAGTATGTAAAGAAGTCACACAATGGAAAAGGAATTGAAACTACATTTGCCCATGTTGAGGCAATAAGAGAATACTTGAAATCAGTGGAGATGAAAAAGGAAACTAGCCCAGGAAGGCATGATGTTTCACTG GGAATAGCTTGCTCTAATGATACAGCTAAGGTACTTTCACAAATGGCGCCTGCACCAAGAAAAGCCTTTCTGGTAGGTTCAATGTCAAATATCAAGCCTATTGAGGGTGACGACTGTCACAAAATTGCTGAGCTATTGAGAATTTCTCCTTTGGAAGTTCCAGTGGCTGCATTTTCTGCCAAGAGATGCTTTAAACAAGACACTGGTTTTGATGGAACTGCCTTTGCCTCTGGAGAATATGTGATTGCATTAGTCAATGGGCAGGAAACTGTCATCCAGCTGCAAGAATTTCTGTCTGTCCGAAGTGAAGGTGACTTTTGTAGTTTATTAGGCCAAGGAATGTGTTATCCATTACAAATAAGAGATAATGGTGAAGTTGACAGAAACTTTTGGAGTGGTTTTGTTAAAGTTAAATGCCAACCTCTTTCCAACTCCACGGTCTTTTTGGTTGAAGACATTTGCAGGAAAGTAATTCTCTATCCAAATGATAACAATTTGTTGACAGTAGTTGATTATATGCGACATTTCAAGCAACTTCCATATCCATTAATTGTGCCTGTATATCCTGAGGTAGGTGACATGATACTTATTCAGGGGGAATCCAATCAAGACATCTGGCATGGACACATTCAAAGTGTTGATTTTATTAACAAGACAGTGGATGTCTACTTCTATATCCCAAGTTTGAGATTTCCTAATGGTAATGTGTATGTAAGAGAAATTCGTGGCAGAGGTGCAAGAAACACTGTGGCCTGGGGATCAATGATCTCAATTGCTGAAGGCTGCTGGGATAGCGCCTCAACCTGGATAAAAGCAATTCAGAGTTAA
- the LOC137994829 gene encoding uncharacterized protein yields MKAELNEFSAKIAPLCSIPEVGFNEEGIAKHIQDFCNEQRRYLKLKRFKSASSEDNEVDLNDQPKKKKIHRKSASCESEGQPTKIKTKPKVDENKDNDRDDFDDTQSTLSLDTTESDKESSGDDNVCSSQMPKEVSSGLRLPALCTYNLKACQVIFKAVFGKAQVNREDVVKVLKKKFIVKQDRLTSLTMTQLMEVLAKKLVNQKYCSIKDGPETNITNLRMDDITVHKEIAL; encoded by the exons ATGAAGGCAGAACTAAATGAGTTCTCAGCAAAAATAGCACCACTTTGCAGTATCCCAGAGGTTGGATTCAATGAGGAGGGAATAGCAAAGCACATCCAAGATTTCTGTAATGAGCAGAGACGTTATCTCAAGTTGAAACGCTTTAAG TCTGCTAGTTCTGAAGACAATGAAGTAGATCTAAATGACCAgcctaaaaagaaaaagattcatCGAAAG TCTGCCAGCTGTGAATCAGAGGGCCAGCCCACAAAGATAAAGACCAAGCCAAAG GTGGATGAAAATAAAGATAATGACAGAGATGATTTTGATGATACACAATCAACACTTTCACTAGACACTACTGAAAGTGATAAGGAATCCTCAGGTGATGATAACGTGTGTAGCTCCCAGATGCCAAAAGAGGTTTCTTCAGGGCTGAGACTTCCTGCTCTATGTACATATAATCTAAAGGCTTGTCAGGTGATCTTCAAAGCAGTTTTTGGCAAAGCACAAGTTAACAGGGAGGATGTTGTGAAAGTCCTCAAAAAGAAGTTTATTGTAAAGCAAGACAGACTTACATCATTAACAATGACCCAGCTGATGGAGGTATTAGCTAAGAAACTTGTAAACCAGAAATACTGTTCCATCAAGGATGGGCCAGAGACAAACATTACAAACCTGAGAATGGATGACATCACAGTGCACAAAGAAATTGCTCTCTAG